One window from the genome of Toxotes jaculatrix isolate fToxJac2 chromosome 17, fToxJac2.pri, whole genome shotgun sequence encodes:
- the traf3 gene encoding TNF receptor-associated factor 3, which produces MSAGRSADGREVQIPLQQVAPSLAVSLPLAPPITTPSHRPANPWPPGDPVASQGVPAGFLPLHGGFRDHFVEAPEAKYCCEVCRLVLCQPRQTECGHRFCQSCISSILSQPNPVCPADSEPLFKDKIFRDVCCHREIMALKVYCRSEANGCQEQMSLQQIPDHLNVCPFFEVPCPLGKCKERMMRKEIPDHLSWKCKHRETTCEFCKTKMPLTDLQKHKETVCPAFLVSCPNHCSFSSLPRSELSSHQHNCPKAQASCQFHRYGCTFKGLNQEMRQHESAFTAEHLRMMANRNSSLETKVEDVKAELLERYKVLPALSSRLSELENKNEELRDKNRQMEQKLATMQKLMSSHSEKLLEVELELRSLRLLRDEVENLRGTLENVRTRLSTLEQGGRSGTGSTTHSLAPLETQLSRHDDMLSVHEIRLADMDLRFQVLETASYNGTLIWKIRDYKRRKQEAVAAKTLSLYSQPFYTGYFGYKMCARVYLNGDGMGKGTHLSLFFVVMRGEYDALLPWPFKQKVTLMLMDQGPSRKHLGDAFKPDPNSSSFKRPVAEMNIASGCPLFVSQSVLETGSYIKDDTIFIKVTVDTSDLPDP; this is translated from the exons ATGTCAGCGGGGAGGAGTGCTGATGGGAGGGAGGTGCAGATTCCCCTCCAGCAGGTGGCGCCCTCCCTGGCTGTTTCCCTCCCATTGGCTCCTCCCATCACCACACCCTCTCACCGCCCAGCCAATCCCTGGCCTCCTGGAGACCCTGTCGCTTCACAAG GTGTCCCTGCAGGGTTCCTGCCTCTCCATGGAGGATTCAGAGATCACTTTGTAGAAGCTCCAGAAGCCAAATACTGCTGCGAAGTGTGCAGACTGGTCCTGTGTCAGCCCCGCCAGACCGAGTGTGGACACCGCTTCTGTCAGAGCTGCATCAGCAGCATCCTCAG TCAACCAAACCCGGTGTGTCCAGCTGACAGTGAGCCGCTGTTCAAAGACAAG ATCTTCAGAGACGTTTGCTGCCATCGGGAGATCATGGCTCTGAAGGTTTACTGTCGCAGTGAAGCCAATGGCTGTCAGGAGCAGATGAGTCTGCAGCAGATACCT GACCACCTGAATGTGTGTCCGTTCTTTGAGGTCCCCTGTCCGTTGGGTAAATGTAAAGAGCGAATGATGAGGAAGGAGATTCCTGACCACCTGAGCTGGAAgtgtaaacacagagagaccACCTGCGAGTTCTGCAAGACCAAGATGCCTCTGACCGACCTGCAG aaacacaaagagacgGTGTGTCCAGCGTTCCTGGTGTCCTGTCCAAACcactgctccttctcctccctgccCCGGAGTGAG TTGTCCAGTCACCAACACAACTGTCCCAAAGCTCAGGCGAGCTGTCAGTTCCACCGCTATGGCTGCACCTTCAAG GGTTTGAACCAGGAAATGAGACAACATGAGTCGGCATTCACAGCTGAACACCTGAGAATGATGGCCAACAGGAACTCCTCCTTAGAGACCAAG gtggaGGATGTTAAAGCGGAGCTGCTGGAGAGGTATAAAGTGCTTCCTGCTCTCAGCAGCCGTCTGTCTGAACTGGAGAACAAGAACGAAGAGCTGAGAGACAAGAACCGACAGATGGAGCAGAAGCTGGCCACCATGCAG AAACTAATGAGCTCTCACTCAGAGAAGCTcctggaggtggagctggaacttcgtTCTCTACGTCTGCTCAGAGATGAGGTGGAGAACCTGAGAGGAACACTGGAGAATGTACGGACGAGGCTGAGTACTCTGGAACAAGGGGGACGCAGCGGAACTGGATCCACAACACACAGTCTgg CACCCCTGGAGACTCAGCTGAGTCGACATGACGACATGCTGAGTGTCCATGAGATCCGATTGGCCGACATGGACCTGCGTTTCCAGGTGCTGGAGACAGCGAGCTACAATGGAACTCTGATCTGGAAGATCCGTGACTACAAGAGACGGAAACAGGAAGCGGTGGCAGCAAAGACTCTGTCGCTGTACTCACAGCCGTTTTACACCGGATACTTTGGATACAAGATGTGTGCTCGAGTCTACCTGAACGGAGACGGCATGGGCAAGGGGACGCACCTGTCACTGTTCTTTGTGGTGATGAGGGGCGAGTACGACGCCCTGCTACCCTGGCCCTTCAAACAGAAG GTTACTCTGATGTTGATGGACCAGGGTCCATCCAGGAAACACCTGGGTGATGCTTTTAAACCTGatcccaacagcagcagcttcaaacGTCCTGTGGCAGAGATGAACATCGCCTCCGGCTgtcctctgtttgtgtctcagagCGTCCTGGAGACCGGCAGCTACATCAAAGATGATACCATCTTTATCAAG GTTACCGTGGatacctctgacctccctgatCCATGA